The window AAAACCATCTGGTTGTTGTGCCTAGTGCCTAGTGCCTACTGCTGGAGGTAGCATTGCCAAGACCACGGCCACTTTCCACACCAAATACGATTTGTGCACAAGCTATCAGACATCACTAACAAAATATTAACAAGCAGCCCGCAATAaacatgaaactatattttatgtacATCTTAAAACGCGTGTCAagcaatatataaaaaaaagtgctAACAATCTAAAAGTACGGAGGCAGAGAAAATATTATACGAAGGAATCCCTTAATACTGACAGCAACAATGGTTATTTAAGTAGGTCTAAGGAATCCCTTAAGTTACTAGTAATCCCTCATTGGAATATTTTTACAACCAACAGAGGTTCATACACCTTTAATTACCATAAATATCATAAACTTACTAATCTCCCCCACCTAAATTTAAGTCAACAAACTTCCACCCCTTTTCTTTTTCAACCCCAATACagtaaacaaaaaaaagaaaaataaaacacgAAGCTAAGATAAAATGTGCCTCAATGCACAAGTACTCTTGTCTAGGTCAATTAACtatcataaattattatattatgcgGATTCCTGTAAGCTCTGGATATGTTGCGGAAGTAAGCCGGTGCTTATTCACTTGCACCAACATGAACCACCATTTCAAGACCAGATGTAGgtgtttccttttcttctgtgtCAGATCTTGCTTCACCATTCTGGGGATTTGCATTTGTATCAGCTCCTGATGTGTTGTGAGTAACTGTTCGTGCAGAAGGCATTGTATGGTCATGTTGCCCCTCATATGTGGTAATCACGACTTTGGAATCATGGGAAGCTCTCTCAACATGTTTCTTAACAGGACAACCAGTGTTTGAACACCTATAGTAACTCCTGGTAACATGAACAAAAGTTAGTTTCAGCTTTACCAAATAAAATAACTGTTTTTGAAAAACTCATTCTTCGCGTAATATCCTCAGAAGTGCTTATAGTTTCTTTTTggctattaatatattatataagcaTACGATAATCGCTTTTGGCATCAGCCCCAACATAAGCATGACATAGATCACAGCCTATTAGCACCAATACTCACAATTCTGATCCGGAAACAAGAAAGAGAGGATAAGAAATATATCACAGTAGGCTTCTTGGAAGTTGGAACTACATATATGGTAAGCAAGAGCAAGTATATACCGGAGTCCATGCACCAAGATAAATACACATGAAAACCTTAATAGGTTGATGATACCAACATGCACCAAGATAAATACACATGAAATAGTTCACTTCCACTGACTCCTTCATATATCTTTTCAATAACCAAACAAGACCAATTCTTagacaactaaaaatgaagtaTTTTGCACTTTTGGGTAGATAGAAATTTCTTAATTTTGCAACATATGATGTATAGCAAACATTATTCTAAGAGGTGAAGTGGTTTACACATTTGGCCATCACACAGAAATGGCTTATCTATATTAACTTCCTATGCATTCTCAATGGCCTTCCAATCATTTAAAAGCATGCTCGATGACCTAATACCTCTTACACGCCAGTCATAAAGTGCAATGTGTGTGCGGGTGAACTGTCCGCTAATGAAATGACCAATTCTAGACCCAACTCATAATACGTTTTAGTTCAAGTCACATGACGAGAAATCTTGTTAAAAGCCACGATTTAAGTTTACAAGTATTTTAGATAAAGAATAAACAGGCAGTGCGTCTTGTTCCAAAAGAACTTGTTTGAACTCCGCTACAAAAACCAGATCAAATTGTGTAGGAGCACGATATAGGTAACTAAATAAAAAGGCATTTTTCTCCAGTCTACTGGAATAAATTTAAAGGAAATTATTAATAGTGCACATAATAAATGAAATTATTGACCTACTGGCAAAGAATATCTGTGTAACAAACTGGCAAAACACTGTCATGTACACAAAGTTTAGAGAGGATAAACAAGAACTACTGTCACAACCACTGTGCTCTCGTGTAATTGCCAGCTGAGTAGAACTACTACACAGAAGTATTACCTTGGATTTGCATTGCCTTTCACTAATTTTTGTCCGTACTTTCGCCAGCGATAGCCATCATTCACTATATCAACCAGACTTGTACTCTGGATTACAATCCGTGTTCCACCATTTGTCCTATTAGCTGAAGACAAAACATCGTCACTGGTAGAATTATCCCTCTTCCtgatttataagatataaattAGAATACACTTATACAAAAAGTCCATTTCATGCTTCAACAATATAGAAAGAGCTTATCTCTTTACCGTCTTTTAGACTCCGGATCAGCATCCTGATCAACCCtgtcttttgttttatttgattttgaagCAGAACTTTCCATGACATCAACGCTTGCTTGAACACGCAAGGGCTTAGGAGTTTCTATCAGCACAATCTGATGAGGAATCTCCTTATGAACGTCAGTGGTTTCATCTTCAAATAAAGGGTAAACATGTCAAACAACTTAAGATTGCATTTGGGAACATGCAtttcaattcaaattttggatttcaaatgacatgaggtttcatttcaaattctcagatttaTACTTGTATTTCAATGTccggatttcaaatgaaatccaaatttaactttttttgtgtatccaaacatgtcatttgatcaaatccagaatttcaaatgaattcAAGTTCCCAAACAGACCATGATGGAATTCAAAAACAGAAGTAATTTTATCAGGTACCTTCACTTCTGGTCACAGGAGACTTTTCAGGTCTTTTTGCTTGAAGTGGCACAGGTGTTTGAGGACTTTGTTGAGGTTTGGGATGTTCATGGTTACCCCGGCAattaatattagttatattcCCCTCATGAGTTCGTTCCACTTGTTTTTTAGCTGGGCAACTTAAAAATGTACATTTGTAATAACTCCGAACGAATTGATTTCCTCTGACAAGTTTCTGCCCATACTTTCTCCAATTATATCCATCTTCTGATGGTTTTTCAGGCAGTTTACTACGAGGACTCCCTTCTTGAACAGACTGTAATGGTTGTACCCCGATATCAGGGTTCCTACGCAGGGGTAATTTTTCCAGAACTTTCTCCTGCATTATGGATAAACTGGACTTTTCTTGATCGGACTTTGAAACAGAGAGACAAGTATCAGGATCCTGATTTTGCTGCAATGTGTCCTGCACATTTTCAGGCACAGTAGAAAGAGCCGTTCCATGTTCAGCGGTTTTCGAGGTCAAGATAATAGTACCAAGGCTCTGTGTGGGCAGCGAATTGTCCAACTCTAACTCAGGTATTGTGGAGAGAGAACTTCCTTCTTGACAAGATTCTGATGTTCGAATAGCACTATCATAGCTATGCCCTTGATGCAAACTGACTGGCTCTGTCTCATGCACCATAGATATAGAGCTTCCATCTTGGTTTGACTGTGATGCATCTGTTATATCATCAAGGCTTTGTACTGGTTTCAGATTATTTGGCAACTTCTCTGACTCCACCCGACCGATGCTGACTTCTTGACTGACTTGTGATGCCCCTGCTTCAGATGGTTTTTGTCTCTGTTGCAGGTTACCTTGCTCTTCCTTGTCATGTACTCCAGAGGGAGGGATTTCCTTTTGGTTGGACACCGAGTCATGAAACACAGCATCTGGGTTCTCCCCTTGCTGATACTTGTCAACAGAAATTGCATCAGGCATGCCTTCCCTAGAAGTAACCACGTGAGCTTTCAACATCCTTCAGTAACAAATTTGATAGAACATTAGTTTGTATTAGGGCACCATTGTTTTCATAgctaaatttaataaatggaTTCAAAAACTATACCTAAACTAACTCGAGACTTCAGTACAAGGCTCATACAATCAGTTGTTCAATATAGAATCCTAAAAAGCAGGCacataatgttaaaatattctataataatagaaatttaatattatgaTCAAAtgcatttaaaaatataattaattatgtaagGAATATAATCTAATACCAAAGGCAGCTATGAATATGATACTAGTTGGGGCATTTCgcggggggaggggggggggggggggggggggtggatGCCTAGAAGCTGCCAACCAAGGAATTAAACCGATACGAGAAATTTAGAGTCAGATGGAACAAAAATACTGTAAATATATGGTTATACTAAAGCATATAACAGAAAAAATTCTaagaatcagagcagatataagtTGTAGAGAGAAGAAGAAACTATATTTAAGGAATTGGAAAATTATTGCATTAGATAAACTTGAAATTTCTTGTATAAACTATTGCAATGGTCTACATTCGAGAACTATACTTGAAAAGCAGAATCTTACAGTATAGTGAGCAGGTCAACAAATTATTTAAGTATAAGCAACTAATAATGCAATTTATGTGTCCTTACTCGCAATTAGAAAACTTGCAGATTAATGACCTATAATTCGATGAGGCAGACTAACTAATCTATTGATTACATAGATATGTTCAAAATCATTAATCTTGGTTCTGACAAGTTACTTTCTGTTCACTAGGGTCTACAGGTAGTGAGCGATAGAGTTTCAGTCAAGTTGTGTCTATTATCTACAATATATCAGCCCCGGAATACCCGTCCAAAATCTAAAGAAAGAGTATTCCCAGTACACagttaaaattcatatcaaagaATAAGAACACGTCACAGGGCGATTATAAAGTAGAAAGCAAAAAAGTAAGGTATTGACTGAAAACTGAATcggaaagaaaaagaagaacacTGGGCAAATCTCGGGAAAGAAAGTGGAAGTTAAGGACAGGAGATTTCTGGCCAAAACATATTCCACTATTTATTTTACGTTATTAGGCAACTCTCTCTTTATAACAAGGACACTTCAACAACTCATGAAATTTCTTTCTCTGGATTCAGCTATCCTAatctcatgaaaaaaaataatgtagATACAGACAGTGCATCAGTACACGCGATCCCTTCTGAACTATCAATGAATGAATGGATTTAAGTACTAACATGCAGTGACCAGAAGGCCGGTCAATATGACacaatggaggtggtggttgaAAAATATGGAAATGTTGATCAAATATCCTAGGTGAACAAAGTTTTAACAGGTCAGATTTTCATTAAACCAAATTGATCCAGAATGGAAGCACCAGGGAGCTTTATTCTGAAACATTATTAACCCAACAGGTCGGCAAGTAATAGAATGAACCAAGTCAAAAAACACTATATTCGTATGTTGGATTCACTttattaagtaaaaaaaaatccataatGCATGCATaccaaaaaatatatgatgtttATTAAGCAACCCGGTCTTTTAATACCTAAAACCTTAGGAGGATCCCTTAattggatcatatattatatattaaacatcCATCACTCGTACAAAAGGAGAGACATAAAGCAAACAGCACCCAGGACCTATCCCTAATCCCGAGCTCTGTACCTTCATTGGTTCATCTATTATATACAACAATGTTTGTGAAGATTTAAATAGAATCTAAGAGATCTTCGAATGAGCTCCTTGTTCTTTCCTATTTCATATTCCTTATTTAGGTAAAACGCCTCTAGTAAAACATAAAGGCTACAGTGGTTCATCATATGTGATCTGTGAAGTCCCACATGCGTTTATATCTCCTGATGGGTAGCTTTTCTCTATTATATATATCCTCCAAAACTCACAACAGCTGTCAAAGAGGAATGATATCAATTGACAAATTCCCCAACAAAAGGGAGTATGTGCAGTAGGAGATTGTGAGGTATGGTCAAGATGTTGTAAGAGGATAACTATGAGGGAGAAAGCTATCAGACAAAACAAGTAGCATAATAAGATACTGAAAGCTATATGACGAGACATTTGTAAGAGTGGATGCGAAGAAAAAATGTTCCAAGGTGACAATCTAAAGAAAGAAGATAATTGTCCGGTACAGTTTCACTGATAGCTCATGGAAGTCAGTTGAACATTAAACATAATAAGCAATTTGGTGTGGGCTGATTTGGTGATGGATTTCCTTTCGAATTTATAATGATAACCCCTGAGAGGTCCCTTTAAAAGTTAAGATTATACAGTTGCTTTCTGGTGGTTTTACACTTCTTCCTTTCTCCGTTTACATTTAGTGTTTCTTCAACAATTCCACCATTTATGCATATTcatcttttatttgatataagttaGACCTTCCAAAGTTCCATTATAGAGATTGGCATTGCATCTCGCTGTAAAAAAAAGCCAAGCTGACTCACAAACTTGGAAGCCCTTTCTTAGTGATATATGTGGTTCTGGGCCTTCTGGCTCTATAAGCATCCTCCTTTGTTACCCAATGAGCTCGACATGTGAATGACTATGCAATCAACTAGAAATTAACATAGGTTCCTAGAGTTGTATGATTTTCCTCCTCTCTTCATAACTAGATCTTATGTTATTGGTACAACCGTACAGACCTCTTCAGAGCCATACGTGtgaagtttttaatttttgatattagcTATCAGTCGGATTCTTTTTGAAGCTTCATGTGACCCTGACAACCTGAGCAGGCGTCGGATTTTATATATAGTGCTACTAAGCAGCAAGAATTATTCCCATGTTAGCAAGGAATTACAAGTTTATATGACACActgcttttttaaaattagcaaACAGATATGATTGTTTAAAGAATTAAGCGAATTTTAATGTTTAAGAagcaacaaaaaattattatcattattataattacaaaattatagaaaataagAGTGTTAAATTACAGTTCAGTAACTTATGACTTTTATATAGTAGAAACAAACCACATCTCAACCAAATTAGGAAATACATACTGATCTAAAACAAACTCCTTCAAACAAACATCGCTAAAAAAGAATCAAAACACGAGCCAAACCAGGTGTAAACCATGGACTAAATAAACCCCTAAAATTTGATGCAAATCTCATTATCACAGcagctaaacaaaatatatattcaaaacgAGAATACTGGCGCGACATTAAGTCCATTTCCAGTATCCGAAAATTCCTTAACCGGAATAAAATCGTGGTGAGTCAAAATCAGAACTACAGTCATAATCTACACAATAAAAAGCCTACAAAAGCTCGTATTTCCTCAAAATTCATAATTCTCAATAAAAATCAGTGAATTTATACAATTTTCGTCAgtaattaattctaattaattatcaaACATATGAGATCAACAAAGGAtgacaattaaaattaaacattaaGCTAGTTTAACAGCAGATCAAGGAGCGCGTGTGTACACAATTAACTGAATCGCAATTAAAATTAAACGCAAGAGATGAAACATATATAGAATtcagtaaaaagttaaaaagaaGGGAGATTAAATTACCTTGATTTAGAAGATTAAAACCCCGGTGAGATGATCGGAGCGGTGAGTCGCCGGCCGGCCGACGGAGGTAGTACACGGCAGCTCGGAGaattgtgtgtgtgagagagagaattGACTAGAGAGATGTGTGAGGAGAGAGATGAGAAAGAAGTGAAATCAAGTTAGAGAGAGAAAGCTTGGTCTTGTCactcttaattaatttaattaattaatgtaaCTCcccctttatttttttatatttaattagttatggtaatttgtttgtataattaatatattgatttcttgcaatattattaaatctatttaatgattctttttagaatttttttaaagttgataaaataatttatatatctcGATATTTgtaaagaaattaaatttacaatatAGATGAATTAGCAATATTTATGTTCATTTAGATGCTGTGAGTGAGGTGAGGGGTGTTAGTTTGATGAGTAACGTGTTAACCGTCGGATTGTTTTCTGTTGGGTTTTTGGTGGGACCCGGTAAGCTCTCACGTGTATGCACAAATTCTGTAGACTAGGTGGGCCATACATGCAAACATTCTTATGCGTATTTCCGAGTTcatataatttagaaaaatctcAGTTGTCATGGAATGTGTTAAAATCgaaaaaaattacaatcatagagtatgaaatttaaaatattacagATCATAGAGTATGAAATTTATATCAGTATTTTAATGTAGCTCATTACTTCAATTGAGATAATTTAGTTGGAACTTTACTTTTCCTCCACCACCGCGAACCCCAGTTAGATTCAGGCATGCtacactttttaattattgGGAGAACAAGTACTCTCTTTCGGATTCAGGAAACAACTCTCAGAgatcttttttccttttaaccaaatattttcatttattataaatgaaGGCAATGTATAGTTTTTTAAATAAGGCTGAtttatatgacaaaaaaaataaggctgattttagaattttatattttgagatcttaactaatattttatatttcataagaAGTTACcactttacaaaatatataaatatcagtttacattttaattgatatttaattttttaagatatatttcaAGTGAGAAAAAGccgcattaaatataaatttcaactcttatattaaaataaattgggtgaggttcaaattagaacccATTTTAAATTAGAACTTAGAACTCATATAGAATCATTAGATTATTGTTAAATCAATGGTTATGATCAAATGCTGCATTTAATGTTAGTTATTTAGTATCTTTTTTCACTTGATTATAGGTAATTAATGAATGCATTAAATGCTCTAATTgcatgtattaaaatttaattattacctTCTAATCAAATCGTTTGTTATATTAGTTGATAACATACTAGAGCAGTATcggtataattattaaattatattagtcTATAATATTTACGTGCTATAACAGTATTTGTATTTTTCCACACaaatattgcattataaaataattttctactatattaatatatgttccgcagcagtatgacgtagtaatttatatttttctataaaaatattgcattataaaattgtttttttttatgttaatatatgtTCTGCAGCAGTATGACGTAGTAATTTCCATTTTACTACAAATGTAttgcattataaaatcattttctattatattaatatatgttccgcagcagtatatgcataatttgtattatcctacaatttgtaaaattattaattatattaatgtatgttccgcagcagtatgacgtattttcctacaaaaatattgtattataaaatcatttttaattatattaatatatgttccccAGCAGTATGACGTAGTAATTTGTATTGAAGATCTTTAACAAATATTCTGCAGCAGTACAAGcctataaattatatgattgaattatataattttggaaaGTTTACATTAATCATGTAATTAAATATTGTCATTTAATGAAGGTTCTAAGGTTCTAAAATTAAGAGGTTCTATGTGGAACCTGACCCTAAATTTCATATTCTAAAtttgtattaattttaatttatatttaatttaacttttccaaatattaattaaaatatttatgaaaacaAAAACAGTCTCTACCGAGCCCATATTACCTTTCAGTGTCTTTCACAAACAATGATGGGCTTTTTGCTAAGTTGGGCTTATGTATTTGCAgatacttttattaattaataaagagCATCTGATAAGCCCGTTTATAAAATTGCAATCCAAATTAAAGGGGCCTGGTCAAGGGGAGAGTTTTTCTTTTGCCAAATGGAGAAACTTCACTTTAAGATCGATAACCTTTTTATAATCGGTTTTTctgtgtgtgctcatgggcacacactaagcaccgaaacttataaatttggatggtttctattggcttaccttctttaataatggtggaccccctgcaattgcaacaaccacaccaatgaaaactctccaattttataaatgttaatgcttagcatgtgcccatgggcacacactagccaaaccctTTTATAATGGACCCAGTTAAGTTCCGACAGGAAGAGAATATCCGTTTCGGAGAAAAGAGATGTATGAGACTGGATCAGCAGATCATATTCAGAAAAAACTCTTTTTATAGTTTAAAATCGGGATGAAATCTCGTTATTAAATCAAATAAGGTGtctaaaattttttatattttatcgaGATTTTTTTGACTAAAATCTTAATAGTTTTCTTGATATTGGCAAATACTTTCGAATTATTCGAGATTTATTACGATATCAATAAAACATAATTGGAATgatgataatataatatatttcatacaCTATTGTGAGAGCACTTATCCGGGCAATTCCCACCATTTAATATACATActcaaaatttcttaaaaaaaacatacataaTCAAATTAACCGGTTATAAAATCTTAATCAACAATTTTAGTCgataattttaaacatttttacCAACTAGAAGAGGTGTTgtagattttatattttatgggTATACTCAATTGAAGTTCTAATGAATTATTTTCAATTCATGAATTTTAACgaattatttctaattttaattttggacGAACCTCTTGATAAAATGTTATAAAGTTGATGATAAATTATTtaagatttaaatataatttcaaaattgaattagatcTTGATtagatttcaaatatataaagattaaatttttattcagaaaaaaagagtaaaataatttattaaattatatcttATTATTAGAGTTCTAATTGAAATAATTGAAAAGgacagaatatataaaaatgaattaagccATACAAGGACAAAATGAGAGAGCCTCCGTATATGTCCGGATCACCCGTTCTTTCTGATTAACCTGatacaattatacaaataatacaaaaaaaaaaaaaaaaggcattTTTTTGCTCTCAAAAtgcccttttttttttgtcacaaaatAATGATACCCACTTAACAGAACCAGGACGCTTCTAACGTCCCACTCATTTATTTACATTAcaaaaactttcctaaaataataaatgagtcTCTCCACTTtctcattttttcttttttttcacactaattttactccactatctcttttttatacaaattcatcaaccacaccaatcaaaattcatcaaaattataaattttggtacttggtatgtgctcatgggcacagcacacaccagacaaaccctattaaaaatcatacatatttcttaactttttaatCCTTTCATActatttttactccactatctctattttatatattaaaagttaACAAGTCTCACCATTTCAccgacttttttttttcttttccactactttatacatatttattaacTTCCGTATTCAAaaccaatgtaaagaattgggtggaaAAAAAAGAGTAATACATGTAAAACGTCATTCAGCATTCTGACAAAGtactttcataatttatttttaacatagtcatcaatttttatctgcttgaaatcttaaCAAGGATCACCATAAAATtacaaatgtatacaattttaattaaaaaataatgacaTATCATAAAAGCTAGGCTAAAAAGAGCACAGTTAACACAATTTGAGTTCTAAGTTCCTTACACTTCTAAAGATTTGATGAGagatttctgaaaaaaaaattctctttTAATTGGAATTTTGATAGATTgttttatatgtgttttatatgattttaatttaaattatttctgtttcaattattattttgattgatTGTTCTATATaagttgtatataattttaattttgtgcgaATTCTTGAAAAACATAG of the Daucus carota subsp. sativus chromosome 4, DH1 v3.0, whole genome shotgun sequence genome contains:
- the LOC108219601 gene encoding WRKY transcription factor 1, translated to MLKAHVVTSREGMPDAISVDKYQQGENPDAVFHDSVSNQKEIPPSGVHDKEEQGNLQQRQKPSEAGASQVSQEVSIGRVESEKLPNNLKPVQSLDDITDASQSNQDGSSISMVHETEPVSLHQGHSYDSAIRTSESCQEGSSLSTIPELELDNSLPTQSLGTIILTSKTAEHGTALSTVPENVQDTLQQNQDPDTCLSVSKSDQEKSSLSIMQEKVLEKLPLRRNPDIGVQPLQSVQEGSPRSKLPEKPSEDGYNWRKYGQKLVRGNQFVRSYYKCTFLSCPAKKQVERTHEGNITNINCRGNHEHPKPQQSPQTPVPLQAKRPEKSPVTRSEDETTDVHKEIPHQIVLIETPKPLRVQASVDVMESSASKSNKTKDRVDQDADPESKRRKRDNSTSDDVLSSANRTNGGTRIVIQSTSLVDIVNDGYRWRKYGQKLVKGNANPRSYYRCSNTGCPVKKHVERASHDSKVVITTYEGQHDHTMPSARTVTHNTSGADTNANPQNGEARSDTEEKETPTSGLEMVVHVGASE